A window of Reinekea marina contains these coding sequences:
- a CDS encoding DNA translocase FtsK, which produces MSERFNSYKSDGRLGEMKTRFIHDAMWILSLAFGLFLLLALLSHNPSDNGWAYASSQAQTTNLAGEAGAWVSSFLITLFGAFSYGLPAIAFYRAWCVFRDRKNPEPWNPLILCLRAVGWVVFVIVSCALLTVHVGSATEGSAGGYLGITFSEWFFPLFGLTGSTLILLLIGFLSLTLAAHISWLQVVDGIGKRVFDAGLWLKERWQKRLKLASEQAEVKRVVTQRKQNLEVQLEKQSKRKPPQIKPLKKKTVHKSERSVKEQQKSLFDDSIPSGSLPELNLLTSSEGDPTHGYSAEALEAMSRLLEIKLKDFGVSAEVTEVAPGPVITRFEIQPAPGIKVSKITNLAKDLARSMAIVSVRVVEIIPGKTTVGIEIPNEQRAIVRLNDVLASDLYDKAKSPLTLGLGHDISGSPVVADLGKMPHLLVAGTTGSGKSVGVNSMLCSLLFKATPEEVRLILVDPKMLELSVYEGIPHLLTPVITDMKEAAAGLRWCVAEMERRYQLMAAVGVRNIGGFNKKVTEAARNGEPIIDPLYDPLQSLEPGAPAPELEALPYIVVVIDEFADMMMIVGKKVEELIARLAQKARAAGVHLILATQRPSVDVITGLIKANIPTRIAFQVSSRIDSRTILDQGGAEQLLGHGDMLYMPPGTSLPERIHGAFVDDDEVHAIVAEWKRRGEPNYLEEITQAGDTEIPGVPNFEDSDNPESDALFDEAIAFVTQTRKASISSVQRKLRIGYNRAARLVEAMENAGVVSAPGHNGAREVLAPPPPPM; this is translated from the coding sequence TTGTCCGAACGTTTTAATTCTTATAAATCAGATGGCCGCTTAGGCGAAATGAAAACTCGCTTTATACACGATGCTATGTGGATACTTTCGTTAGCATTCGGGTTGTTTTTGCTGCTTGCTTTATTAAGCCATAATCCTTCTGACAATGGTTGGGCTTATGCGTCCTCTCAAGCTCAAACTACAAATTTGGCCGGTGAAGCCGGTGCCTGGGTGTCGTCTTTTCTGATTACCTTGTTTGGAGCCTTCAGTTATGGTTTGCCTGCCATTGCATTTTATCGGGCTTGGTGTGTGTTTCGCGATCGCAAAAATCCAGAACCATGGAATCCACTCATATTATGTTTAAGAGCGGTTGGCTGGGTTGTATTTGTTATTGTCAGTTGTGCCTTGTTAACAGTGCATGTTGGCAGCGCTACAGAAGGCAGTGCGGGCGGGTATTTAGGCATTACGTTTTCAGAATGGTTTTTCCCATTATTTGGTTTAACTGGCAGTACCTTAATTTTGCTATTGATTGGTTTTTTATCGCTAACCCTCGCGGCACACATCTCATGGTTGCAAGTAGTTGATGGCATTGGTAAGCGAGTATTTGATGCAGGTCTTTGGTTAAAAGAAAGATGGCAGAAACGCCTAAAATTAGCCTCAGAGCAGGCCGAAGTTAAGCGGGTAGTCACCCAAAGAAAACAAAATTTAGAAGTTCAATTAGAGAAGCAATCTAAACGCAAGCCGCCGCAAATAAAGCCGCTAAAGAAAAAGACAGTACATAAAAGTGAGCGCAGTGTAAAAGAGCAACAAAAATCGTTGTTCGACGATTCAATCCCATCTGGAAGTCTTCCAGAGCTAAATCTGCTCACCAGCTCTGAAGGAGATCCGACGCACGGCTACAGTGCAGAAGCGCTAGAGGCGATGTCGCGTTTACTTGAAATAAAATTAAAAGACTTTGGCGTATCTGCTGAAGTAACTGAGGTAGCGCCAGGCCCTGTAATTACTCGATTCGAAATTCAGCCTGCACCTGGTATTAAAGTCTCTAAAATAACCAATCTAGCCAAAGATCTGGCTCGGTCAATGGCCATTGTCAGTGTGCGTGTTGTTGAGATTATCCCAGGCAAAACAACCGTTGGTATCGAAATTCCGAACGAACAGCGCGCCATTGTGCGTTTAAATGATGTACTCGCATCAGATTTGTACGATAAAGCTAAAAGTCCGCTCACATTAGGGCTGGGGCATGATATATCAGGTTCTCCTGTAGTAGCTGATTTGGGCAAAATGCCGCATTTATTGGTTGCAGGTACTACAGGTTCGGGCAAATCCGTCGGGGTTAACTCTATGCTTTGCAGCTTGCTATTCAAAGCAACACCTGAAGAAGTACGGTTAATTTTAGTCGATCCCAAAATGTTGGAACTGTCAGTCTATGAAGGCATACCACATCTACTGACGCCCGTTATTACTGATATGAAAGAAGCCGCAGCCGGATTGCGTTGGTGTGTTGCTGAAATGGAGCGCCGATATCAGCTTATGGCCGCTGTAGGCGTTCGAAATATTGGAGGCTTTAATAAAAAGGTAACTGAGGCGGCAAGAAACGGTGAGCCTATTATTGATCCGCTTTACGATCCACTCCAGTCATTAGAGCCGGGTGCGCCAGCACCAGAGCTTGAGGCGCTGCCATATATTGTCGTCGTGATTGATGAGTTTGCCGACATGATGATGATTGTTGGTAAAAAAGTTGAGGAGTTAATCGCACGATTAGCCCAAAAAGCGCGTGCCGCGGGCGTTCATTTAATCCTGGCAACACAACGTCCTTCGGTTGATGTGATTACTGGATTAATTAAGGCAAACATACCAACCCGAATAGCCTTTCAGGTATCGAGCCGAATCGATTCTCGAACCATTCTAGATCAGGGTGGAGCAGAGCAGCTGCTTGGCCATGGTGATATGTTGTATATGCCACCAGGCACCAGCTTACCTGAACGTATTCACGGTGCGTTTGTTGATGATGATGAAGTTCACGCCATTGTTGCTGAGTGGAAGCGTCGAGGTGAGCCAAATTATTTAGAAGAGATTACCCAAGCAGGCGATACCGAAATTCCTGGCGTTCCAAATTTTGAAGACAGTGACAACCCTGAATCGGATGCCTTGTTTGATGAGGCCATTGCTTTCGTAACTCAAACTCGAAAAGCTTCGATTTCTTCTGTTCAGCGAAAGCTAAGAATTGGTTATAACCGAGCAGCGAGACTTGTCGAAGCAATGGAAAATGCCGGTGTAGTCAGTGCTCCTGGTCATAACGGTGCACGCGAAGTTCTCGCGCCACCTCCGCCACCTATGTAA
- the lolA gene encoding outer membrane lipoprotein chaperone LolA, with the protein MRLLSVIFTCLITMQYSFADSLAKNNLISRLQQTDTLRANFIQRTLQANKQVIEESTGLLTVSRPMKFFWEVLEPAPQQIISNGETLWVYDPDLEQATYQAVNEQLMQSPAMILAQPNTTLTEQYEVLEAGDDTFTAYKLYPLDESALISELTILYKEGVIAEIRILDELDQQTLIIFSDVDVNVAVSDVFFEFKAPEGTDLFEQM; encoded by the coding sequence ATGAGACTTTTATCAGTAATATTTACCTGTTTAATCACAATGCAATATAGTTTCGCCGACAGTTTAGCTAAAAATAATTTAATTTCACGGCTACAGCAGACGGATACTCTGCGAGCCAACTTTATTCAACGGACCTTACAAGCAAATAAACAAGTTATTGAAGAATCGACTGGTCTACTAACTGTTTCCAGACCTATGAAGTTTTTTTGGGAGGTACTAGAGCCAGCTCCCCAACAAATTATTTCTAATGGTGAAACTTTGTGGGTTTACGACCCTGATTTAGAACAGGCTACTTACCAAGCTGTAAATGAACAGCTTATGCAATCACCAGCCATGATACTTGCACAGCCAAACACAACCCTTACTGAGCAATATGAAGTGTTAGAGGCTGGCGATGATACTTTTACTGCCTATAAACTTTATCCTTTGGATGAGTCCGCTTTGATTTCGGAACTGACCATTCTTTATAAAGAAGGTGTGATAGCAGAGATTCGAATCTTAGATGAACTCGATCAACAAACATTGATCATTTTTAGCGATGTAGACGTCAATGTTGCCGTAAGCGATGTTTTTTTCGAGTTTAAAGCACCAGAAGGCACGGACTTGTTTGAGCAAATGTAA
- a CDS encoding replication-associated recombination protein A, which translates to MQDLFSEPTEGYRPLAEILRPSDISGYVGQEHILANGKPLRKALDQKNIHSMIFWGPPGVGKTTLARILSSAVDAHFETLSAVQAGVKDIKIAAEKAKQAKLRGDNSILFIDEIHRFNKSQQDALLPYVEDGTFIFVGATTENPSFELNSALLSRARVYVLKALSHENFIDLWQKAKAQDSRVNQLDLNDEALAQLIHYADGDARRFLNMIEIALDFFTEGQSVNATNIAELLQAQPRKFDKGGEQFYDQISAFHKSVRGSSTDGALYWLCRMLDGGIDPIYLARRMVRIASEDIGNADPRALTLALNAWDTQTRLGSPEGELTLAQCAIYLASAPKSNAVYKAFNEMNALIKSQPSFDVPLHLRNAPTALMKDLDYGTEYRYAHDEPDAYAAGETYLPSELGRLNLYQPVSRGLEIKIARKLEHLQKLDEDAASRKDSK; encoded by the coding sequence ATGCAAGATTTATTTAGTGAGCCAACTGAAGGTTACCGTCCACTAGCCGAAATTTTACGTCCAAGTGATATTTCAGGTTATGTCGGTCAAGAGCATATATTAGCGAATGGCAAGCCGTTACGAAAAGCGCTGGATCAAAAAAATATTCACTCGATGATTTTTTGGGGGCCTCCTGGCGTAGGTAAAACCACCCTTGCTCGAATACTCTCGTCCGCAGTCGACGCTCATTTTGAAACATTATCGGCTGTACAAGCGGGTGTAAAAGATATCAAGATTGCCGCCGAAAAGGCCAAACAAGCCAAGCTTCGAGGCGATAACAGCATTTTGTTTATAGACGAAATTCATCGTTTTAATAAGTCTCAGCAAGATGCTTTATTGCCTTATGTAGAAGATGGTACTTTTATTTTTGTTGGAGCAACCACCGAAAATCCAAGCTTTGAATTAAATTCAGCGCTTCTCTCAAGGGCCAGAGTGTATGTATTAAAAGCATTGTCCCATGAGAACTTTATTGATTTATGGCAAAAGGCCAAGGCACAAGACTCAAGGGTTAATCAATTAGATTTAAACGATGAGGCATTAGCTCAGCTGATTCATTATGCCGATGGCGACGCACGCCGATTTTTGAATATGATTGAAATAGCGCTAGATTTCTTTACCGAAGGCCAATCGGTTAACGCAACCAACATCGCAGAGCTCTTGCAAGCACAACCAAGAAAGTTTGATAAAGGTGGCGAGCAATTTTACGATCAAATTTCAGCCTTTCATAAAAGTGTTCGCGGCTCTTCAACAGATGGAGCACTGTATTGGCTATGTAGAATGCTCGATGGTGGTATTGATCCTATTTACCTAGCCAGAAGAATGGTTCGAATTGCTTCAGAAGACATCGGTAACGCCGATCCCAGAGCACTCACATTGGCTCTCAATGCATGGGATACTCAAACACGGCTAGGATCACCTGAAGGTGAGTTAACCTTAGCTCAATGTGCGATATACTTAGCCAGTGCACCTAAGTCGAATGCCGTTTATAAGGCGTTTAATGAAATGAATGCATTGATCAAGTCACAACCAAGTTTTGACGTTCCTTTGCATCTTCGAAACGCACCCACAGCCTTAATGAAAGATCTCGATTATGGCACTGAGTATCGCTATGCTCATGACGAACCTGATGCTTATGCAGCTGGAGAAACCTATTTGCCTTCGGAGTTAGGCCGATTAAATTTGTATCAACCGGTTTCAAGAGGTCTAGAAATAAAAATTGCACGAAAACTAGAGCATCTGCAGAAGCTAGATGAAGATGCTGCTTCACGAAAGGACTCTAAATGA
- the crcB gene encoding fluoride efflux transporter CrcB yields the protein MTYMNIWHWLIIGLGGGVGAMGRFALTTYINRLHGSLYPWGTFVVNALGCFIMGLAFVFFTLKYPNLPIGWRGFVLVGLLGAFTTFSSFALEGLTLLQQHQYTLALLYMIASVIICIIAVAIGFGAGKLIF from the coding sequence ATGACCTATATGAATATTTGGCATTGGCTCATCATAGGGCTTGGAGGTGGCGTTGGTGCAATGGGGCGATTTGCCCTAACTACTTACATTAATCGTCTACACGGTAGTTTATACCCGTGGGGAACCTTTGTTGTGAATGCGCTAGGTTGTTTTATAATGGGCTTGGCTTTTGTGTTCTTCACTTTAAAATACCCGAACCTTCCTATTGGATGGCGAGGATTCGTATTAGTCGGCTTGTTAGGGGCTTTTACGACGTTTTCAAGTTTCGCGCTTGAAGGCTTAACGTTGCTACAGCAACATCAATATACCTTAGCGTTGCTCTACATGATCGCTTCGGTCATTATTTGTATCATTGCGGTGGCCATCGGGTTTGGCGCCGGGAAATTAATTTTTTAA
- the serS gene encoding serine--tRNA ligase has product MLDIKQLRLDIDTIATQLKVKGYTLPVEAFQSLESSRKSLQIETEQLQAERKKASKAIGEYVRQGMSADEAKAKVQETLDGIAATLSTKEAELKEIQSKIDDILYSIPNIPDASVPEGKDEEDNVEVAKWGDPKQFDFEVKDHVDVGASLGGLDFETAAKLTGSRFAVMRGPVAKLHRALTQFMLDVQTEEHGYAETAVPFMVNKDSLFGTGQLPKFGEDLFKLDFEQEYYLIPTAEVPLTNTVRGDILEPKELPIKMVAHTPCFRSEAGSYGRDVRGMIRQHQFEKVELVQIVEPSKSFEALEELTGHAEAILQKLELPYRKVVLCGGDISIGAAKTYDLEVWLPAQNTYREISSCSNMTDYQARRMQARFRNPETKKTELVHTLNGSGLAVGRTLVAILENYQTADGLIVPDALRNYMGGKEFIPNA; this is encoded by the coding sequence ATGCTGGATATAAAGCAGCTCAGACTCGATATAGACACTATAGCGACCCAATTAAAAGTTAAAGGTTATACCTTGCCAGTTGAAGCTTTTCAGTCGCTTGAATCGAGTCGTAAATCCCTACAGATTGAAACAGAGCAGTTACAAGCCGAGCGTAAAAAAGCCTCTAAAGCTATTGGTGAATACGTACGTCAAGGCATGAGCGCCGATGAAGCTAAAGCTAAAGTTCAAGAAACGTTAGATGGTATTGCCGCTACATTAAGCACTAAAGAAGCTGAATTAAAAGAAATTCAAAGCAAAATTGATGACATTTTATACAGTATTCCAAACATTCCTGACGCATCTGTGCCAGAAGGCAAAGATGAGGAAGATAATGTAGAAGTCGCAAAGTGGGGCGATCCTAAACAATTCGACTTTGAGGTAAAAGATCACGTAGATGTGGGTGCATCTTTAGGAGGGTTAGATTTTGAAACCGCCGCTAAACTAACCGGAAGTCGTTTTGCGGTCATGCGCGGTCCTGTCGCTAAACTGCACCGAGCGTTGACACAATTTATGCTGGATGTCCAAACAGAAGAGCATGGCTATGCTGAAACAGCTGTACCATTTATGGTGAACAAGGATTCCTTGTTTGGCACTGGGCAACTGCCAAAATTTGGTGAAGACCTGTTTAAGCTTGATTTTGAGCAAGAATATTATCTCATTCCAACGGCAGAAGTGCCCTTAACAAACACTGTGCGAGGCGACATATTAGAGCCTAAAGAGCTGCCCATTAAAATGGTGGCACATACGCCTTGTTTTCGATCTGAAGCGGGTTCTTATGGCCGAGATGTTCGTGGAATGATTCGTCAGCATCAATTTGAAAAAGTTGAGTTAGTTCAAATTGTTGAGCCTTCTAAGTCTTTTGAGGCATTAGAAGAGCTAACAGGCCACGCTGAAGCTATTTTGCAAAAGTTAGAGCTGCCTTACCGTAAAGTGGTACTTTGTGGCGGCGATATCAGTATAGGCGCGGCGAAAACTTACGATTTAGAGGTTTGGCTTCCGGCTCAAAATACTTATCGTGAAATATCTTCATGCTCTAATATGACTGATTATCAAGCTCGACGCATGCAAGCGAGGTTCCGTAATCCAGAAACGAAGAAAACAGAACTTGTTCATACGTTAAACGGGTCTGGATTAGCCGTAGGGCGCACCTTAGTGGCGATTTTAGAGAACTATCAAACTGCAGATGGCTTGATTGTTCCTGACGCTTTACGAAACTATATGGGCGGGAAAGAATTCATCCCGAACGCATAA
- the cysG gene encoding siroheme synthase CysG, giving the protein MEYFPLYHRFTNETVLVVGGGDIALRKITLITKGDARVKVVAPNIRPDIQDNPQCDCHLKTFEAQDLDGVKLVIAATEIAELNQQVSQLAKSKGLLINVVDSPELCNVIFPSIVDRSPLVIAITSSGKAPVLARSVRAKLESTIPASFGHLAQLAAKYRNKVKQTFTKLDDRRDFWEKIINGVTAEHIYAGRKAEAEQVLQSQLESPEVRANGEVYLVGAGPGDPDLLTFKALRLMQQADVVLYDALVSDAIMELVRRDAKRIYVGKRRANHALPQEALNQKLVDLALEGKRVLRLKGGDPFIFGRGGEEIELLAEQNIPFQVVPGITAASGCSSYSGIPLTHRDYAQSVRFVTGHLKDGSANLPWAELTAQKQTLVFYMGLNGINFICEQLIQHGRSPETPIALIQKGTTPEQKVFIGTLATMPEIVEREKPQAPTLTIVGEVVTLHEKLKWR; this is encoded by the coding sequence ATGGAATATTTTCCACTGTATCATCGTTTTACCAATGAAACAGTTCTTGTTGTGGGCGGTGGTGATATTGCATTGCGCAAAATCACCTTAATCACGAAAGGGGATGCTCGTGTTAAAGTGGTGGCACCCAATATTAGGCCTGATATTCAAGATAACCCACAGTGCGACTGTCATTTAAAAACGTTCGAAGCTCAAGATTTAGACGGTGTTAAGCTGGTTATTGCGGCCACTGAAATAGCAGAGCTTAATCAGCAGGTAAGCCAGTTAGCAAAATCGAAAGGGTTACTTATAAATGTGGTTGATTCGCCCGAGCTTTGTAACGTAATTTTTCCGTCTATTGTAGATCGCAGCCCCTTAGTCATTGCCATTACTTCAAGTGGGAAAGCGCCTGTATTAGCACGTTCGGTGCGCGCTAAGCTCGAAAGCACCATCCCAGCGAGTTTTGGTCACTTGGCACAACTGGCCGCCAAATACCGTAATAAAGTGAAACAAACATTTACTAAGTTAGACGATCGACGTGATTTTTGGGAAAAAATCATCAATGGTGTTACAGCTGAACATATCTATGCAGGCCGTAAAGCCGAAGCAGAGCAAGTATTGCAATCACAGTTGGAAAGCCCCGAAGTAAGAGCTAATGGTGAGGTGTATTTAGTAGGCGCGGGACCTGGGGACCCTGACTTATTAACCTTCAAAGCGTTACGGCTAATGCAGCAAGCCGATGTGGTTTTGTATGATGCGTTAGTTTCCGATGCCATTATGGAATTAGTACGCCGAGATGCCAAGCGAATATACGTAGGAAAACGACGCGCTAATCATGCATTACCTCAAGAAGCCCTAAACCAAAAATTGGTTGACTTAGCACTCGAAGGCAAAAGGGTTCTAAGATTGAAAGGCGGAGATCCATTCATTTTTGGCCGAGGCGGTGAAGAAATAGAACTCTTAGCAGAGCAAAATATTCCGTTCCAAGTTGTTCCAGGTATTACGGCGGCTTCGGGTTGTTCTAGCTATTCAGGTATTCCGCTAACTCATCGCGATTATGCGCAATCTGTTCGTTTTGTGACTGGGCATTTAAAAGATGGAAGTGCAAATTTACCTTGGGCGGAGCTTACCGCTCAGAAACAGACTCTAGTTTTCTACATGGGATTAAATGGTATTAACTTTATTTGTGAGCAGTTAATCCAACATGGTCGATCACCTGAAACGCCGATAGCGTTAATTCAAAAAGGCACAACTCCGGAACAAAAAGTATTTATCGGCACTTTAGCGACCATGCCTGAAATTGTTGAGCGGGAAAAACCACAAGCGCCAACTCTGACCATAGTTGGAGAAGTTGTAACCTTACATGAAAAGCTAAAGTGGCGTTGA
- a CDS encoding glycosyl transferase family protein — protein sequence MADATLWRKPCSCLSLIGWPTKTEELLMSDSAMTLPGIIRILGRGKTGSRDLTFEEAHFAMSAILDGKMEDLQLGAFLMLLRVKEETSSEIAGMVQACHDAISIRDTVQVDVTWPAYAGKKRQPSWYLLAAKLLAQNGVSVLMHGAGHHTANRQYAQQVCQLLNLPCATLIESASNLIQEHNFCYIPLEAMNPTLSRLIDLKHTLGLRSCANTLVRHLTPFKTNLTLQAMFHPAYQSLHHEVAEKLSQNNNIVLKGDGGEFEVRPDSETRIAIQGYHPLDNDFVPKSLKRRSVRPDAPTFTALIELWNDDSSNAYGLQATVDTAAIILSKLQSLPYVDAQKQTHIWWKNRY from the coding sequence TTGGCTGATGCAACGCTATGGAGAAAGCCCTGCTCGTGTCTTAGCCTTATTGGCTGGCCTACCAAAACCGAAGAATTGCTTATGAGTGATTCTGCTATGACACTTCCTGGTATCATAAGAATATTAGGACGAGGGAAAACTGGCTCTCGCGATTTAACGTTTGAAGAAGCGCACTTTGCCATGTCTGCTATTTTAGATGGCAAAATGGAAGATCTTCAATTAGGCGCTTTTTTAATGCTACTTCGCGTAAAAGAAGAAACGTCCTCTGAAATAGCGGGAATGGTTCAAGCCTGCCATGACGCCATTTCCATTCGCGATACCGTACAGGTCGATGTCACGTGGCCCGCTTATGCTGGCAAAAAAAGACAACCTTCTTGGTATTTATTAGCAGCTAAACTGCTGGCTCAAAATGGCGTTTCCGTATTAATGCACGGAGCTGGTCATCACACTGCAAATCGGCAATATGCACAGCAAGTATGTCAGCTGCTGAATTTGCCCTGTGCGACTTTAATAGAAAGTGCATCCAATCTAATTCAAGAACATAACTTTTGTTATATACCGCTAGAGGCTATGAACCCAACTCTTTCACGGTTAATCGACCTAAAACACACTCTAGGGCTAAGAAGCTGTGCGAATACACTGGTTCGCCATTTAACACCCTTCAAAACGAATCTAACATTGCAGGCGATGTTCCATCCGGCATATCAAAGCCTTCACCACGAAGTTGCTGAGAAGCTTTCGCAGAACAATAATATCGTTCTAAAAGGTGACGGCGGAGAATTTGAAGTTCGGCCTGATTCAGAGACTAGAATCGCTATTCAAGGTTATCACCCACTAGATAATGACTTTGTACCTAAATCACTTAAACGAAGATCTGTTCGCCCTGACGCGCCAACCTTTACGGCACTAATAGAATTATGGAACGACGACTCTAGCAACGCCTATGGCCTACAGGCCACAGTAGATACAGCAGCAATTATCTTGTCTAAACTTCAGTCTCTACCTTATGTAGACGCGCAAAAGCAAACTCATATCTGGTGGAAAAATCGGTACTAA
- a CDS encoding TusE/DsrC/DsvC family sulfur relay protein: protein MGYPPYNCKQTHRVVNMALEVNEQGFLLDASEWTESWAEHMAQKQGLPLDEVDFRIINALRQFYFDFDLSPPMRPLVKLIKNNVHSDYGNSIWLMQRYGESPARVLALLAGLPKPKNCL from the coding sequence ATGGGCTACCCACCTTATAACTGCAAACAAACACATCGCGTGGTAAACATGGCTTTAGAAGTAAATGAGCAAGGCTTTTTATTAGATGCGTCCGAGTGGACAGAAAGCTGGGCTGAACATATGGCGCAAAAACAAGGCTTACCGTTGGATGAAGTTGATTTTAGAATTATAAATGCCTTACGACAATTCTATTTTGATTTTGACCTTTCGCCGCCGATGCGACCTTTAGTCAAATTAATTAAAAATAACGTCCATAGCGACTATGGCAACAGCATTTGGCTGATGCAACGCTATGGAGAAAGCCCTGCTCGTGTCTTAGCCTTATTGGCTGGCCTACCAAAACCGAAGAATTGCTTATGA
- a CDS encoding DsrE family protein — protein sequence MSFNLILVTKPPYSSRTGHETLEAIMSLALFEVNHKIVFFEQGLTWLTKNQSPSHAKSIEKQLNALPMYDSDELYFVTEHKEAILGNNETLSLVAPVSLQQLTTWFQNANHVEVF from the coding sequence ATGAGTTTCAATTTAATATTAGTAACCAAACCACCCTACAGCAGCCGTACCGGGCATGAAACGCTGGAAGCCATAATGAGTTTAGCTCTCTTTGAAGTAAACCATAAAATTGTGTTTTTCGAGCAAGGGTTAACTTGGTTGACTAAGAATCAAAGCCCGAGCCATGCAAAATCAATAGAAAAACAACTCAATGCGTTGCCCATGTATGACAGCGATGAGCTGTATTTCGTTACCGAGCATAAGGAAGCTATTTTAGGCAACAATGAAACACTCTCATTAGTGGCTCCGGTTTCATTGCAGCAATTGACGACTTGGTTTCAAAACGCAAACCATGTTGAGGTGTTTTAA
- the tusD gene encoding sulfurtransferase complex subunit TusD — MRIQINVYSAPWSHQASIDALTFAQQCLQQGHQLARVFFFFDGVYHGLSNQSPASDEFNFLAQWQDIHNQGVELLLCIAASANRGVLNAEETQRYMQSHPSSADFFQLTGLGQWATGFHDCDKLITFK, encoded by the coding sequence ATGCGAATTCAAATAAATGTATATTCAGCGCCTTGGAGCCATCAAGCATCGATAGATGCTTTGACGTTTGCTCAACAATGCCTCCAACAAGGCCATCAGCTTGCACGTGTTTTCTTCTTTTTTGATGGCGTTTACCATGGTCTATCAAATCAAAGCCCCGCCAGTGATGAATTCAACTTTTTGGCGCAATGGCAAGATATTCATAACCAAGGAGTTGAGCTACTGCTTTGCATTGCTGCGTCTGCGAATCGAGGCGTTTTGAATGCAGAAGAAACACAACGTTATATGCAATCTCACCCTTCATCGGCTGATTTTTTTCAACTGACTGGTCTAGGCCAATGGGCCACAGGGTTTCATGATTGCGATAAGCTAATTACCTTTAAATAG
- a CDS encoding Bax inhibitor-1/YccA family protein, whose amino-acid sequence MKLEASALITINKHPHWRLEMAHIEHNATVQQESVLATNKVLKNTYMLLSMTLLFSAVAAMAAMALNVPRGAALIMSLAAIGIVWFVLPRTYNKASGIVWAFAFTGLLGASLGPMLSMYLALPNGASYVAQALGGTAIITFGLSFYALTTKKDFSFLGGFIMVGVLVLIVGMIANLFFGSALGSVMISGGVVLVMSLAILFDTSRIINGGETNYIRATVSLYLDIYNIFVHLLHLIAVFSGND is encoded by the coding sequence TTGAAATTAGAGGCATCAGCCCTCATAACAATAAACAAACATCCACACTGGAGGCTAGAAATGGCTCATATAGAACACAATGCAACGGTTCAACAAGAATCCGTTTTAGCAACAAACAAAGTTCTCAAAAACACCTACATGCTGTTATCTATGACATTGTTATTCAGTGCCGTAGCAGCGATGGCAGCGATGGCGCTAAATGTTCCTCGCGGAGCAGCACTTATCATGAGTTTAGCCGCAATTGGCATCGTATGGTTTGTATTGCCACGCACCTATAACAAGGCTTCAGGAATTGTTTGGGCATTTGCTTTCACAGGGCTATTAGGCGCATCTTTAGGCCCTATGCTCTCAATGTACCTAGCTTTGCCAAACGGAGCTTCTTATGTTGCTCAAGCATTAGGCGGAACTGCAATTATTACTTTTGGCTTATCATTTTATGCGTTAACCACAAAGAAAGACTTTAGCTTTTTAGGTGGTTTTATTATGGTTGGCGTACTGGTTTTAATTGTCGGCATGATCGCTAATCTGTTCTTTGGCAGTGCGTTAGGCAGCGTAATGATCTCTGGTGGCGTTGTTTTAGTCATGTCATTAGCCATTTTGTTTGATACCAGCCGAATCATTAACGGTGGCGAAACAAACTATATTCGCGCTACCGTTTCATTGTACTTAGATATTTATAATATTTTTGTCCATTTATTACACTTGATTGCCGTATTCTCTGGTAACGACTAG